The sequence TAAAACCCCTATCTATCCATAACTTCATTCACTGAAACTCTCGATTCATCCACacttcattctgtctctctggatAACAatggtcattgtgtgtgtgtgtgtgtgtgttgcaggggAGCCGGGGCCACTACCGGTACCACTGGCAGAGCCACAATGTCAAACACAGCGGCGTGGACGATATGGTGCTGCTCAGCAAGATCAACGAGGACGCCATCGTGGACAACCTCAAGAAGAGATACATGGACGACTACATCTTTGTATCCTTTGTCCTCGATCACagttctcactcactcacacacacacacacacacacacacacatgtgaccaATAAGTGCGTCCCTCCTCATCTGAGCTGAGCGCTCACACACAGCAGCGCTGAGTCATAGGTCAGTGTTGAGAGGTGACGCCTTCTTCGTGAGCAGGAGGCCAAAGAGTCGCTGTGATCCTGCATCAAACTCCGGTTCCCTCACATTTACTCTGGTTATGTCTCACTGTGGTGCAACATTCACTCACGatggtgtgaagaagaagagcagactgTCCTTCTTCACTGTGCTCGTCAGTATCATTAATAtataactttaactttaagtaGTGTAAGTGATTACACTtaagtaataatagtaatattagATTTACTAAGCAGAGTGATGCTGAGTTACTGTGTCACTAGATTGTGATCTGTTCTTTTATCATTTCACTGCTGATGATCTGATATGACTGTGTGGCATCAGGTCACATCAGGTCACATCAGGTCACGGCAGGTCACggcaggtcacatgacattatTAGAACTATTCAGGGACCGGGacttttttgctttctttacaTTGGCTTAAATGACTAGCACCAGTGTTGGGCAAGTTACTTCAGAAGTGCTATAACTTATAACTTTCTTATTATtcctttaaaaatgcaaattatacgttattacgttacattacattgtgtattacacagacacacacacacacacagagacgctgTTAAGCTGTTGATGATGTAAAATGAGttggtgaatgaatgactgaatgaatgaataacccCTTTGACAAACGATGCTGAGCATTTCTCAGAGCAGCTCGTTACATAAACTCTGTCCTTGTTCTGGCTCAGGATTGTAGAGTTCACTAAAGCTGGCAGTTTAGAGTTTGACCAAACAGTATCTGTTACTGTGAGTTCTCCTGGCACAGACTGATCGCTGTAGGTCTCTGGAGGTCTCTGTAGGATCACTGTAGGTTTGCTGTAGGTCTCTGTAGGTCTCTGTAGGATCTCTGTAGGTTACTGTAGGTCACTGTGGGTCTCTGTGGGTCTCTGTAGGCCTCTGCAGGTCACTGTAGGATCTCTGTAGGTTACTGTAGGTCACTGTGGGTCTCAGGCCTCTGTAGATCACTGTAGATCTGTAGGCCTCTGTGGATCACTGTAGAAGGCCTCTGTGGTCTCCTGTAGGATCTCTGTAGGGttactgtggtcactgtgggtCTCTGTAGGCCTCTGTAGATCACTGTAGATCTCTGCAGGCCCTGCAGGTCACTGTAGGTCTCTGGGGATCTCTGTAGGCCTCTGTAGGTCTCTGTAGGATCAATGTAGGTCTGTGTAGGTTCACTGTAGGTCTCTGTAGGCCTCTGTAGATCACTGTAGATCTCTGTAGGTCTATGTAGGCCTCTGTAGGTCACTGTAGGTCACCTACAATAGCATCTTTATTTGCCTTGAGCGTCATGTTGCTTGAGGCCATAAACCTTTGGTGTATTCTCTGTTAGTGTTTTAGGCTCAGGCTTAATCCCCAAACACTGTGAGATTAAGTCACTTGTTTCCACCACAGTTTCATATGTGAAAATGTAACAGATGTTTTCAGTTTAAATCTGTAATTCAAATCTCCCTGGTCCTGTTTTTATGATCCTTAATCTGAGTGGTCAGACGTACATCGGTCCCGTGCTCATCTCTGTCAATCCCTTCAAGCAGATGCCGTAttttggagaaaaagaaatcgAGATGTATCAAGGAGCTGTAAGTAGACTTTCATCACATGCATTACCctcaacagccactttattaggtacacaggacacttCATTGTTGCCTTTCAATCATGTAGAATCAGTCTGGTTATTTTCACCCAGACAACGAACGCTCACTGTCAACAACCCCGTCATGTTCAGAGTCacttaaatgactttaaacttCAGTAGCTCATCTCTTCTCTCTGCACTGACCTGCTGCCGTGTGATGCACTGGTTATGCACggctgtacctaataaagtggtcgaTGGTTGCACATACATGTTATCACATTGCGGGCAGTTTTTGATGAGTTATTGAAATGGAATAACATGTGAACAGTCTGAAGGACGGAGGGTTTTCCATCAGGCTGACGCAGATGCTGCTCTCACTGAGCCGAGTCTGTGTCAGCTCACAGTGGGTTTGTCTTCTGGCTTAAGCTTAAGCCTTCACTTGAAGACTTTGAAATCCTGAGTGACTGTGAAAAAAAGTTTGTCAGATTATCGTTGAAGGCAAATCTGTTCAGAATAACGTGAAACACTCGTGAAGCTCCTGACGTTACTGAGGATTTCACTCACTTCCAGACAGTTGTAAACAGTTCATCTCGATCATTATGGGATGCTTTAACATCCTTTACACTGGAATGAACCTTTTTGAAATCCTATCCCATGACCTTCATCAGTAAATGTTTGGATTCAAatcattatttcaaaaacacagaatCTCTGAACAATAACGTCTGAATTAGAATTGCTTGTATTTGCTCGCTCATTAGTTTGTGATGATAATTAACAAATACACATAAttctcatgaacacacacacacacacacacacacacacacacactgtgtgcagtAGCATCTTGCAGCACTTACCCCTGCTCAAGGGCACACCAGCCTTTGACCtgtcccaggatttgaaccagcaactccccagttacaagcccagtttTCCAGCTTTCACATAACAGGAAGTTCCACTTTGTGATGTCATAAAATCATGGAGATGATTGTTGCCCACTGATTTGATTTCCTGTCACATCTCAGGCTCAGTATGAGAACCCTCCTCACATCTACGCTCTGGCTGACaacatgtacagaaacatgATGATCGACCGCGAGAACCAGTGCGTCATCATCAGGTGAGTCACgtgacgcgtgtgtgtgtgtgtgtttaatgtgatCGCTGTCAGACTGACTTCAGAAGGTCAGAGTCAGGAGATTGTGATCTGCGAGATGTTCTAATGAAGCTGAGTGTGATGATGGTTGGGAGGGAACAGCAGATCCCACAGAACAGGTTCTACTGCATGGTTTGCTGCAGATGACTGAGTGacaatgacatgtttgtttggtgtttttccaTCACTGCATGAAAAAGTGTTCTGATGTTCTCATGAAGAACATCCTGGTACAAGCTTCCACagcctgtgtgagtgtggtgttgTTGGTGTGCTGCCGTCACCTGGTTCCCATCGCGCTGACCTCATGACAAACGAGCCCCTGCTTCAGCACTTTGACCCGTTGTTTAAACAGCCAGCACAGAGCAGGCACAGACCAAACCGACCAAAATGAGCAAACAAAAGCGTGGAAGTGGTTTCATGATGAAGCAGGTCTCATCAAACAAAGGCTGCAGGTCAGGCCGTGTGGTCAGCATCAGCCTTTCTCATATTTACTGAGAAAATGTGGGGGGGGAATTCAGGCCAGAGGAAGGAGGTTTAGCACTTTTGACAAAATCCCTGAAATAAACGTCTTTGCCGTCGTGCTTTACACAGCATGTGACTCATTTCCTGAGAAAACATCCGTCACATTGTACGTACGTCGTTGGTTTAATCAGTCTGTTAATGGTGAGATCTAAACGTCTTTCAAAGATTAAATCTAAACTTTTGACTTTAGAAAACTGTCTCTTCACAAATAAAAGTCCAGTtgttattatatgtatatatatatatatatatatgtatgtatatatacgtattaAATAAGGCAGGTTTATTCAGTTTAGGCTGGACTAATACCAGGACTCTTGGTTTCTCTTAGTTTCTTTGAATGAT is a genomic window of Solea senegalensis isolate Sse05_10M linkage group LG7, IFAPA_SoseM_1, whole genome shotgun sequence containing:
- the LOC122772104 gene encoding unconventional myosin-Ie-like, with the translated sequence MGSRGHYRYHWQSHNVKHSGVDDMVLLSKINEDAIVDNLKKRYMDDYIFTYIGPVLISVNPFKQMPYFGEKEIEMYQGAAQYENPPHIYALADNMYRNMMIDRENQCVIISGESGAGKTVAAKYIMGYISRVSGGGARVQHVKDIILQSNPLLEAFGNAKTVRNNNSSRFVRLYFLCFCE